One genomic window of Scatophagus argus isolate fScaArg1 chromosome 16, fScaArg1.pri, whole genome shotgun sequence includes the following:
- the LOC124073779 gene encoding uncharacterized protein LOC124073779 isoform X2: protein MSMSLLSTVEQAIKSCKAEQARINSTIQIYREILQSITSQPKVGYEESNSADDADTETGGSPGEREDLELLERALEKALQVRTGAGPSAKDSNQRTAPEREPGDVAVTSKEGMQASAASRGNRPTTRLTSRSARLDREKHKKPTTSASSTLSSKASYTPGGCKTTVNGNAVQNCLVSSAGPVQSQRAASVSGGVDLGQTGAHRVPHQNGIASHQTAKWKSLKRKQNRLWDKVAALQRNPVPGRSRFTERVRSMFPKDWPCGSPDQTRVLVGRLTQQGRDLTHCCQTKELLAQQTPEAATELGGETLEGFQMTAAELQNFAVQVKKEWEAWDRWRPEGGCLCPTVINGLLGHGMIGLPPTITYSTEAELRELENLRMRVALLQQEMYLEQALLDTLAPQLSSVVIRPESLSISVLRDVYSLLGEGGQRFPAVVLDSERD from the exons ATGAGCATGTCACTGCTTTCAACGGTCGAGCAAGCGATCAAGTCGTGTAAAGCTGAACAAGCCAGGATAAATAGCACTATTCAAATCTACAGAGAAATATTACAGAGCAT AACTTCACAACCAAAGGTTGGCTATGAGGAGTCAAACTCTGCTGACGATGCTGACACAG AGACAGGTGGCTCACCGGGGGAGAGAGAAGATTTAGAACTGCTTGAACGTGCCCTTGAAAAAGCCCTTCAGGTCCGCACTGGAGCAGGTCCTTCTGCAAAGGACTCAAACCAACGAACTGCACCTGAAAGGGAGCCAGGCGATGTAGCTGTCACATCTAAAGAGGGAATGCAGGCATCTGCAGCTTCTAGAGGAAATCGGCCAACCACCAGACTGACCTCCAGATCTGCCAGACttgacagagaaaagcacaaaaagccCACTACATCAGCGTCTTCTACACTGAGCTCAAAAGCTAGTTACACTCCTGGAGGGTGCAAAACCACAGTTAATGGAAACGCAGTCCAAAACTGTCTCGTCTCTTCAGCTGGACCTGTGCAATCACAGCGGGCTGCGTCAGTTTCGGGTGGTGTTGATCTGG GACAGACTGGAGCTCACAGAGTACCTCATCAGAACGG GATAGCTTCTCATCAAACAGCAAAATGGAAATCCCtaaagagaaagcaaaacag GTTGTGGGACAAAGTCGCTGCTTTACAAAGGAACCCTGTGCCTGGGAGGAGTCGCTTCACGGAGAGAGTGAGATCTATG TTCCCCAAGGATTGGCCGTGTGGTAGCCCAGACCAGACTAGGGTTCTGGTTGGCAGACTGACTCAACAAGGGCGTGACCTCACCCATTGCTGCCAGACAAAGGAGCTTCTGGCCCAGCAGACTCCAGAGGCTGCCACAGAGCTGG gtgGTGAGACACTTGAAGGGTTTcagatgacagcagcagagctccAGAACTTTGCAGTCCAAGTGAAAAAAG AGTGGGAAGCATGGGATCGATGGAGGCCAGAGGGAGGTTGTCTTTGCCCCACTGTGATAAATGGATTGTTGGGACATGGGATGATTGGCCTGCCCCCGACTATAACGTACTCGACGGAGGCAGAGCTCCGAGAGCTGGAGAACCTGAGGATGAGGGTGGCACTGCTACAGCAGGAGATGTACCTCGAGCAG GCTCTGTTGGACACTCTGGCTCCTCAGCTTTCGTCCGTAGTCATCAGGCCTGAATCTCTCAGCATCAGCGTGCTGAGAGACGTGTACTCCCTGCTGGGTGAAGGAGGGCAGCGTTTCCCTGCTGTAGTCCTGGACTCTGAGCGTGACTGA
- the ccnf gene encoding cyclin-F has protein sequence MKAGVVHCRCSKCYSVPTRKRVRKRTPALTLLSLPEEVLLCVFQCLSAEDLLSVRAVHSQLRDIVDNHSSVWARVSFRDTWPSPNSLWLFERAAEKGNFEAAVKLGIAYLYNEGPLLSDEGRADVCGRKASHFFSLAESLRAAAANPFIWVFIRPPWSPSGSCCKAVVFEHLKAECDSNVEKRGPLLYCLARVLQLFDDDEKRSDAISMLEQSSQAGCLQSSYLLWEHNRKAAMADPGRYLQCVRTLRDYAGKGCWEAQLSLAKVCSSGNPLGLESKACSDLVSQLFSSSNPASRHCTQGILRRGIKDTMRYILVDWLVEVTTMKDFSSLTLHVTVGCVDRYLALRSVPKARLQLLGIACMVICTRYISKEILTIREAVWLTDNTYKYEDLVRMMGEVVSVLEGKIRSPTLLDYGEVLLSLLPLERRTTHLFSYICELSLLYSALATPPTAKLACAALLLARALHHYAPLWPSQLVDYTGFSKQDLVSLSVLLYVKCFSQDVPKDYRHVSLTGVKQRFEDDTYQQIGKEKVMDFKELCQILEIPEVEPQMEPPSPTGQPADIHTFLASPSSTNKRRRDDSMQSHRASFVATPTAELSNQEEALLGDILDWSLDTSCSGYEGDREEESEGEKDGDSSMISLKLDSVTEDKRLEHCRAMSSDEDSFCEAESEVSKNHLGGEPLSVSSGYSSVQSASPSSTCSSSSPSLLMPCTFKTFTTSLGTASASAQPGFRLLVPMQRPRSTSSKQVKRKNSAAHSGGEMEREKEEGEGDEHIVNAGFLSL, from the exons ATGAAAGCGGGCG TGGTCCACTGCCGATGTTCAAAATGCTACTCGGTTCCGACACGGAAGCGGGTCCGTAAACGCACTCCAGCTCTTACCTTGCTGTCTCTACCTGAGGAggtcctcctctgtgtgttccaGTGCCTCTCTGCTGAGGacttgctgtctgtcagagct GTTCACTCCCAACTGCGGGACATTGTTGACAACCACTCTAGTGTTTGGGCCAGGGTCAGTTTCAGGGACACCTGGCCATCCCCCAACAGTTTATGGCTGTTTGAAAG agctgcagagaaaggGAACTTTGAAGCTGCTGTGAAGCTAGGGATTGCTTATTTGTACAATGAAGGAC CCTTGTTGAGTGATGAGGGCCGGGCTGATGTATGTGGTCGCAAGGCCTCCCACTTTTTCAGCCTGGCAGAGAGTCTGCGTGCTGCTGCGGCGAATCCCTTCATCTGGGTGTTCATCCGTCCACCGTGGTCGCCATCTGGCAGCTGCTGCAAGGCCGTGGTGTTCGAACACCTCAAGGCAGAGTGTGACAGCAATGTG gagaagagagggcCTTTGTTGTACTGTTTGGCAAGAGTTTTGCAGCTGTTTGAC gACGACGAAAAACGCTCCGACGCCATATCCATGCTGGAGCAGTCGTCGCAGGCAGGGTGTCTACAGAGCTCCTACCTGCTGTGGGAGCACAACCGGAAGGCAGCT ATGGCAGATCCAGGCAGGTACCTCCAGTGTGTCCGGACCCTCAGGGACTACGCCGGCAAAGGATGCTGGGAGGCACAG ctctcccTGGCCAAAGTGTGCAGTAGTGGGAATCCGCTGGGTTTGGAGTCCAAAGCCTGCTCTGACTTGGTGTCTCAGCTCTTCAGTTCCTCTAACCCAGCATCACGACACTGCACTCAGGGCATCCTCAGACGAGGCATTAAGGACACCATGAG GTACATCCTGGTGGACTGGCTTGTGGAGGTGACCACCATGAAGGATTTCTCCAGCCTGACGCTGCATGTGACAGTGGGCTGTGTGGACCGCTACCTGGCACTGCGGTCAGTCCCCAAGGCTCGTCTCCAGTTACTGGGAATCGCCTGCATGGTGATTTGTACACG cTACATTAGTAAAGAAATCCTGACCATACGCGAAGCTGTCTGGCTCACAGACAACACGTACAAATATGAAGACCTAGTTCGAATGATGGGAGAGGTTGTATCTGTGCTGGAGGGAAAGATCAGG AGCCCCACGCTGCTGGACTACGGGGAGGTGCTGCTTTCTCTGCTCCCTCTGGAGAGGCGGACCACTCACCTGTTCAGCTACATCTGTGAGCTGTCGCTGCTCTACTCTGCTCTCGCCACACCACCAACTGCCAAACTGGCCTGTGCTGCACTACTGCTTGCACGAGCACTACATCACTATG CCCCCCTTTGGCCCAGCCAGTTAGTCGACTACACAGGCTTCTCCAAGCAAGACCTGGTCTCCCTTTCTGTGCTGCTCTATGTCAAGTG TTTCAGCCAAGATGTTCCCAAAGATTACAGGCATGTGTCTCTTACTGGTGTTAAACAACGGTTTGAAGATGATACCTACCAGCAGATCGGCAAAGAAAAG GTGATGGACTTTAAAGAGCTGTGTCAGATCCTGGAGATTCCTGAGGTGGAGCCTCAGATGGAGCCTCCCAGTCCCACTGGTCAACCAGCAGACATCCACACTTTCCTTGCGTCTCCATCCAGCACTAACAAGAG GAGACGTGATGACTCCATGCAGTCCCACAGAGCGAGCTTTGTGGCCACACCCACCGCAGAGCTGTCCAATCAGGAGGAAGCGTTGCTGGGCGACATCCTGGACTGGAGCCTGGACACTTCCTGTTCTGGTTATGAGGGCGACcgagaggaggagagcgagggagagaaaGACGGCGATT CTTCTATGATATCCTTAAAACTGGACTCggtgacagaagacaaaagacTGGAGCACTGCAGAGCCATGTCCAGTGATGAAGACAGCTTCTGTGAAGCAGAAAGTGAGGTGAGCAAGAATCACCTTGGCGGGGAACCTCTTTCCGTCTCTTCAGGATACTCCTCTGTGCAGAGTGCTAGCCCCTCATCTAcatgctcctcctcttccccctccctcctcatgCCTTGCACATTCAAGACTTTTACCACGTCCCTCGGCACAGCCTCGGCCAGTGCTCAGCCAGGCTTCCGCCTTTTGGTGCCCATGCAGAGGCCTCGCAGCACCTCCAGCAAACAAGTAAAGAGGAAGAACTCGGCAGCTCATAGCGGAGGcgaaatggaaagagaaaaagaggaaggcGAAGGAGATGAGCATATTGTCAATGCAGGGTTCTTGAGCTTATAG
- the LOC124073808 gene encoding uncharacterized protein LOC124073808 encodes MCCQRASRQCTEKQPEREESRGKVLELTTSGIQEANSAAWLEDPPALTIRMGCTTGHLACQPQTNSGQEGQSLEAGGPKVPEVLSSLERLSQATGGMEKSWYRCIFPFGIISLVIGVAGTGVTYTYNDLPQTKVVSVVLLVMGLLLLLVATACWTVHKKKRRKKKEGGSFNSEQCPL; translated from the exons ATGTGCTGCCAGAGAGCCAGCAGGCAGTGCACAGAGAAAcagccagagagggaggaaagcagGGGGAAAGT GCTAGAGCTGACTACTAGCGGGATTCAAGAGGCCAACTCTGCAGCTTGGCTTGAGGATCCACCAGCCCTCACCATCAGGATGGGCTGCACAACGGGCCACCTGGCTTGCCAGCCACAGACTAACTCGGGCCAGGAGGGTCAGTCCCTGGAGGCTGGTGGTCCCAAAGTGCCTGAGGTGCTCTCCTCTCTGGAGCGTCTTTCTCAGGCCACCGGGGGCATGGAAAAGTCCTGGTACCGCTGCATCTTTCCCTTTGGAATCATCTCTTTGGTTATTGGTGTAGCAGGGACAGGTGTGACCTACACTTATAACGACCTGCCTCAGACTAAAGTGGTGTCAGTGGTGCTGCTTGTCATGGGTCTTTTGCTGTTGCTGGTGGCCACTGCCTGTTGGACTGTCcacaagaagaagagaaggaaaaagaaagaaggaggcTCGTTTAACTCTGAGCAGTGTCCCCTGTGA
- the LOC124073779 gene encoding uncharacterized protein LOC124073779 isoform X1, translating into MSMSLLSTVEQAIKSCKAEQARINSTIQIYREILQSITSQPKVGYEESNSADDADTETGGSPGEREDLELLERALEKALQVRTGAGPSAKDSNQRTAPEREPGDVAVTSKEGMQASAASRGNRPTTRLTSRSARLDREKHKKPTTSASSTLSSKASYTPGGCKTTVNGNAVQNCLVSSAGPVQSQRAASVSGGVDLGQLHTSALHSKNKTIRSNVLSGSDLGKAAVISTASSNNKTPVSHTGQTGAHRVPHQNGIASHQTAKWKSLKRKQNRLWDKVAALQRNPVPGRSRFTERVRSMFPKDWPCGSPDQTRVLVGRLTQQGRDLTHCCQTKELLAQQTPEAATELGGETLEGFQMTAAELQNFAVQVKKEWEAWDRWRPEGGCLCPTVINGLLGHGMIGLPPTITYSTEAELRELENLRMRVALLQQEMYLEQALLDTLAPQLSSVVIRPESLSISVLRDVYSLLGEGGQRFPAVVLDSERD; encoded by the exons ATGAGCATGTCACTGCTTTCAACGGTCGAGCAAGCGATCAAGTCGTGTAAAGCTGAACAAGCCAGGATAAATAGCACTATTCAAATCTACAGAGAAATATTACAGAGCAT AACTTCACAACCAAAGGTTGGCTATGAGGAGTCAAACTCTGCTGACGATGCTGACACAG AGACAGGTGGCTCACCGGGGGAGAGAGAAGATTTAGAACTGCTTGAACGTGCCCTTGAAAAAGCCCTTCAGGTCCGCACTGGAGCAGGTCCTTCTGCAAAGGACTCAAACCAACGAACTGCACCTGAAAGGGAGCCAGGCGATGTAGCTGTCACATCTAAAGAGGGAATGCAGGCATCTGCAGCTTCTAGAGGAAATCGGCCAACCACCAGACTGACCTCCAGATCTGCCAGACttgacagagaaaagcacaaaaagccCACTACATCAGCGTCTTCTACACTGAGCTCAAAAGCTAGTTACACTCCTGGAGGGTGCAAAACCACAGTTAATGGAAACGCAGTCCAAAACTGTCTCGTCTCTTCAGCTGGACCTGTGCAATCACAGCGGGCTGCGTCAGTTTCGGGTGGTGTTGATCTGGGTCAGTTACACACCTCAGCCCTGCACTCTAAAAACAAGACTATCAGAAGTAATGTGTTGAGTGGGAGCGACCTTGGCAAAGCTGCAGTTATTTCCACAGCTTCTTCAAATAACAAAACGCCTGTTTCACATACAGGACAGACTGGAGCTCACAGAGTACCTCATCAGAACGG GATAGCTTCTCATCAAACAGCAAAATGGAAATCCCtaaagagaaagcaaaacag GTTGTGGGACAAAGTCGCTGCTTTACAAAGGAACCCTGTGCCTGGGAGGAGTCGCTTCACGGAGAGAGTGAGATCTATG TTCCCCAAGGATTGGCCGTGTGGTAGCCCAGACCAGACTAGGGTTCTGGTTGGCAGACTGACTCAACAAGGGCGTGACCTCACCCATTGCTGCCAGACAAAGGAGCTTCTGGCCCAGCAGACTCCAGAGGCTGCCACAGAGCTGG gtgGTGAGACACTTGAAGGGTTTcagatgacagcagcagagctccAGAACTTTGCAGTCCAAGTGAAAAAAG AGTGGGAAGCATGGGATCGATGGAGGCCAGAGGGAGGTTGTCTTTGCCCCACTGTGATAAATGGATTGTTGGGACATGGGATGATTGGCCTGCCCCCGACTATAACGTACTCGACGGAGGCAGAGCTCCGAGAGCTGGAGAACCTGAGGATGAGGGTGGCACTGCTACAGCAGGAGATGTACCTCGAGCAG GCTCTGTTGGACACTCTGGCTCCTCAGCTTTCGTCCGTAGTCATCAGGCCTGAATCTCTCAGCATCAGCGTGCTGAGAGACGTGTACTCCCTGCTGGGTGAAGGAGGGCAGCGTTTCCCTGCTGTAGTCCTGGACTCTGAGCGTGACTGA